A region from the Vicinamibacteria bacterium genome encodes:
- a CDS encoding carboxymuconolactone decarboxylase family protein, with translation MGEKIDAFNRFRTEMNESILAGGTRETKRFFNLDSGVYRDGALSAKTKELLGLTSSMVLRCNDCITYHVLQCREAGVTEPEFAEAFDVALVVGGSIVIPHLRHARAILNELKEAGA, from the coding sequence ATGGGAGAGAAAATCGACGCCTTCAACCGCTTTCGCACCGAAATGAACGAATCCATTCTCGCCGGGGGTACGAGAGAAACGAAGCGCTTTTTCAACTTGGACAGCGGGGTCTATCGCGACGGCGCTCTATCGGCCAAGACGAAGGAGCTTCTCGGTCTCACATCCTCGATGGTCCTGCGCTGCAATGATTGCATCACCTACCATGTGCTTCAGTGCCGCGAAGCGGGAGTAACCGAGCCGGAGTTTGCCGAAGCTTTCGACGTGGCGCTCGTCGTCGGTGGCTCCATCGTGATCCCTCATCTCCGACATGCCCGGGCGATATTGAACGA